ACCTTGACCACTTTGCTCAACGGGTTCTGTGAAGAGGGTAAGATCGCACAAGCCTTGACCTTGGTGGAGGAAATGCGGGGCAAGGGGCTTAAGGTCAATGTATTTACATACAGTGTCATCATGAAGGGATTGTGCAGAACCGGTAAAACTTCTAAAGCCGTCCAGTTAATAAGGAATTTGGAAGAAAGGGGTTGCGAACTAAATTTGGTCGCGTACAACACGATCGTCGATGGTTATTGCAAGGAAGGACTGGTGGAAGAGGCATTTGGCTTCTTTAACCGTATGAGCCACTGCCTTATTAAGCCGGATATCCTCACTTACAATACCTTGATTTGCGGCTTAGGCTGCATAGGCGGATGGAAACAAGCAAAGGCCTTGTTAGAGAAGATGATTCATGATGGAATCCACCCCAATGTTATCACTTATAATTCCTTCATCCACGGTCTGTGCCTTTGTGGCCAATGGGAAGAGGTTCGAGTCCAGTTGAGTGAGATGGTGCGGGGAGGAATAAGGCCAGATTGTCAAACCTTCAATATTATCTTGGATGCACTCAGCAAACAGGGCATGACCAATGAGGCGAAGTGCATATTTGACCTGATGATCGAGATGGATATTGAGCCAAATGTAGTTACTTATACTTCATTGATAAATGGTTACTGCCTTCAAAATCAAATGGATGATGCCGCAATTACATTTTGTTTGATGACTGCAAGGAAGTGCAATCCTAATGTGGTGACCTATAGCATGTTGATTAACGGGTATTTTGCGGTTAAAAGAGAGGATAAGGCAATGAATCTCCTTCGGCAAATGTTGGAGAAAGGATTAGTCCCTGATGTTGCCACCTATGGTTGTCTCATGGAAGGCTTTTTCCTTGCAGGAAGCCCCAGGGTTGCACATCAGCTGTTTTACAAAATGCTGGTTTGCAATCATATAGATCAACAAATTTATGCCATCATGTTAGATGGCCTTTGTAAGTATCGACAAATCGACAAGGCAATGGCATTGTTTCGACACATGGAAGATGGCATGGACAATGCTAATATAGTCCACTGCAACATCCTTATTAAGGGCTTGTGTGAGATGGGGGAACTTGGACCTGCAATGAACCTCTTCAATTCGTTGGATGCCAGAGGGTTGCGACCCGATGTCGTGACATTTGGTGCCATCATAAAAGGACTATGTAAAGCTGGCCAAATACGTGAAGCGTGTGAGCTACTTCATAATATGAAAGAGAAGGGATGTCCTCCAAGTGGTATCATGTTTAACATTGTTGTCTGAGCGCTCCTCAAAGATGGTCAGAAAGCGAGGGCAATGCTTCTTCTAGGGAAGATGGTTGAGAAAGGCTTCTCACCAAATGCTGCATCAACGGCTAAAATTTTGGGTGCATCGGCTCGCAATAAATTAGAATCCTGAAAATCTGCACCAGGGACGTAAGCTCTCTGTTTTGTCTCTTTTGTGGTCAGAGACGTACGCTCTTTTGAATTGCAATTGTGTGCATATAGTAAGTagccaaattttatttcaatgaGAGAAAATTGGGCTTGCATCATCTAACACTAGTTAGTTCTGTATAGTCTGAGATTAATTTGTTACAAGGAAGAAATCATGGCGGTGCATGGAAAGTTTCTGCATTTGATGACTTCTGCTTCTTCAGCCATACCAAGGTAGTTTCTTGCAGGGACCTTTCTGTACAGTTACAATTGACTGCTCttggttcttttcttcttcatcagtAAGCACATCATACCAAAGCAGCTTCTTGAGAGTAACTTCTGGTATGTCATCAGATgaattctctccctttttcctctttccaatTTACTGATTGTACATGATATTGAGCTAAAAACAGAAGCAGTTCACCCGAGTGACTGATTATGTAGTTCTATATTGAGCAATGTTATGCTTTCTTAGAGTGATGTGAAGTATATGGTGAAGTTTTTATCTTGGAGCAATACTCCTGGTTTTCTCTCCTTGTTATTTGCTGTCGTTTTTAGAATGTGCGAGCAGGCTCATCTTGCCTTTTTGTTTACAGCATAGTTCCTTACGTTGCAGATCATGAATTTTGACGAGGAAACATAAGCATGCAGATTGAGCTACGGTTGCTTATTTTTTGGTTCCATTTCTGCCCAAATATATTGGCGATGCTTGGGCTAAGAAGACATACTCTACACGTGGTTGATGTGTCATGGAGTTCTTGAAATAgatttaaagagagagagagaaaccatAATCATTTGTAAAGCAAATGTCAAACGTATAACTTTGCACATCCAATCAAAAGGGCAAAAAATTAAACAAGTTATTTCATGTGCTTAGCTTGTTGATTGTCTGCCTGAGAGCCTTGTTTACTATTGAGTTTATACTTGACAAGATAAATCAAGAGAAGTATCTAAAAACGGTTTCCTGAATATATTTATTGATGATACAAGTTTTCCTTTAATCAAATGACAtgatatagaaaagaaaagatacttTTAAAGACTCATAGTTCCAAGGAAATTAAAcagaataaataaatcatgatactctcacaaattaattaatatttatcttGAGATTACGATTgagtttttaataaaattattgagaACCGCAACTTATTAAAACATAGAgcattttatgttttatttagTTTTACTCCCTGCCATTGGGATGCACTTGTTTCTATCAATATATCTTTCATTGATTCAAAAGATCCTTTTAGTAcagaataataaaattgaacTTTCAACCTCTCTCGCTCTGTAGAGTTCTCTCTACCTTAATGGTAGTTTTCTGTTTGACAAAACCCCTTCTGCCCACTTTTGATGAATTTATCTTCATCAACAATCTTCACTTTCCTCAACAATCTACTTTCCAGGACACCGAAAATGGCACACGAGTATTTCCTTATCAATCTATCCCCATTCATAGTCGTACCCTCactttcttcatctctctcgCTTTCCTCATCAAATCCGTAATTCTCAACCTCCATTTCGCTGTAAGATCGTTAGCAATTTCCATGTTTCTTTCCTCCCATTTGCTCGCCACTTCAGCGCCTGTTGACCCATAGCTCCTCGCGGACAGGTTTGCAATGGCGAGTCTGCTTTGTGCCTTGCATGGCTCCGATTGTTCTCCTTTTGCCCTGCAATTATGAATATCTTAGTATTTGAGCGGTTATCTTTATCTACCTGCGAAGTTTTCCTCTTCAATTTGGTTCGTACTACTCTGGCCTAGCTATTGGGGCGGCATGTATGGTTTTCACTTGGCTTAGACAGTAACTGTCCCAATTTGTTTACTGGTATTACCTGAGATGGCGTCGGCAGACGACCCTACTTCTTCCCGCCTGGCAGCTCTATGTAACAGTCTAGTTCGCCTTACCACCGAACAGCTCATTGATGATTGGGATGAAGATCCTTCGCCTGAAAAATTAAAGGAGTGCCGCTTATCTCTTGTGGGCAAAATTCTATCAAACCCATCCATCAATTTTCCAGCCTTTCAAACCACAATGAAAAAAGCCTGGAGGACGGATCTAGTGGATTTTACACAAAGAGAGGAAGGAATATACATTGCTACCTTTCATTCTGAAGCTGACAAACTGAGAATTCAAGAAGGCGGTCCCTGGCTTTTCTCGGGCAATCTGGTTATCTTTAAGCCCTGGATTCCAAATACTTCTTTacattgctatgatttctctACATGTGCATTTTGGGTGCAAGTGTTTGGCTTACCTTTATAAATGTATTCTGAACGGATGCTCCTCAGGGCAGTGCAGCAGGTTGGTCAAGTCATTACAGTTAAGGTTGACTCGAAGGATGGCACATCATCTAGAGCAAGCCGAGTGAGGGTTAAATTAGCTTTAAAGGAACCACTGAAAACAGGACAGTTGATAAGGATAGCTGGTAAAcctttttggctcaattttCGCTATGAACGTCTATCACATTTTTGCTATTCCTGTGGTAAGCTAGGCCACTATGCCAccttctgcaaagacataccgTATACTAAGGATAAACATGAGGGCAGAGAGAAGATGGCCTATGGCCATTGGCTTCGGGCCGAAGCAAACGCACATAGTCCATATTGGCATACATTTTATGATATTCATGACTCATCATACAAACCCGAAGATGTTATACCTGAAACTCCACCTTCCCAAATCCCGACGGTTCCCTTATTACCCCCACCACCAATGGTTATTGCCAAGTCCACAGTTCCGGCAGGTCTGGACTCCATTGATACTCCCCCTGCAAATGATCTACCCATTCCATAGCTTTCAACAGCTCATCCTTCCCCTGCTATTCCAACCCTTCTACCTGCAGACACAAAAATGAAAGGTATTCGGACTGAGTCAGAGGCTATTCCAGTAATTAAGAAGAGCAAGAACATAAGGTCACAACCCATTTTGGGTTATGCCAAGAAACAACGACGCTACAGCCCCTATGTAGCAAAAGGTGTGACGATAGATGATCATACTGATTCTGATCTCATGGATACTCCCATATTGACTGTAGATGAAGCAGAAGTCCGGGCATTGGTGGTtggccctaaacagccaccCGTATACAAATGAAAATCCTTGCCTGGAACTGTTAGGGTCtaggcaatcccctgacagttcagGCTCTAAAGGCCATACTGGCCAAAGATAAGCCCGATGCCGTTTTTCTCATGGAAACAAAACAACCTGAATGGAAGCTTCAACGAGTGTAGCATAGTTTAAAGTTTCAACATGCTAGTATCCTTAATCCAGTTGGTTTTGCTGGGGGTTTAGCGCTGTTCTGGAATGAGCCGGTTAATTTTAAGGTACTATCTTCTAACCCATACTTGTTTCATACTAGTGTAAGTCAGGGGAAAAGAGGGAGATCCACTAGAATTACTTTTATTCATGCCCCTACAAATTATCAACAACGTCAGTCTTTGTGGGATGATATAAGACAAATACAAGTCAGCAATAGCATGCCATGGATGTGTGTGGGTGATTTTAATGAGATCCTTTATCCATGGGAAAAAATGGGGAGATGTCCTGCACAACAGTCTCGGATGTTTTCTTTTAGAGCCTTTATGAATGACTGTGAATTTACTCAGCTTGAAAGCCATGGTTGTAAGTATACATGGATGAATAatcgagagggagaggaacttGTGAAAGAGAAATTAGATAGGGTGCTATGTACTATGGACTGGCGTCTCTTATTTCCAGCGGCAGGAGTGTATGCACTTCCAGCAGTGGGGTCTGATCATAGCCCTCTACTTATTTCCACGTCAGCAGACTACCGTCGTAGTAAAAAACcctttctttttgaaagttaCTGGAATGAGGATGAGGAATGTCAAGAAGTTATCTCGTGTGCCTGGAATCTAACTTGTCAGTTATATCCCACTTTTCTTACCAAAGTGGATAGGGTCACAAAGGCTTTGATTGCATGGAGTCGGAACAAATTCTCTAATCGACGCAACAAGGTGCTTACTCTTCAAAATAAGTTACAGAACCTGACAAACTAGCCACATCTAAAGTATGACAGGGTAGAGGCTTCTCAAATCAAAGCTGAAATCTCTCGCACTTGGGCACAGGAAGAGCAGTATTGGGCGTCACGTTCCAGAATTCAATGGCTGAAATGGGGCAATAAAAATTCACAGTTTTTTCATGCTACTACGATTCAATGAAGGCAAAGAAACCGAATCACGATGCTGCAAACAGAGGATCAGCTATGGGTTCGTGATATCCCTACTCTTCAGGAAATGGCTACCACTTTCTTTTCAGGTCTATACATCAGATGGCTATAGGAACTATCAACCCTTACTTGATCAATGTCACCAGGTGGTCACTACGGAAATGAATGATCAATTAACTGCACCACTTACAATGGATGAGGTCAGGCTAGCTACCTTTCAAATGGGGTCAAATAAAGCCCCTGGACCTGATGGTTTGACTGGATTGTTTTATCACAAGCACTTTGTCAAAGATGATTTGTTCCTATTAGTTCAGAATTTCTTGATCTCAGGGGTATTACCTACAGGTCTGAATAATACTATTATCACGTTGATTCCCAAAATACCTCAACCCGAGAAGCTTGAGCAATACCGCCCCATTAGCCTCTGTAATTTTGCATATAAAGTCATATCCAAGGTGCTCGCGAATCGTCTCAAGCCATGTTTGCCTACTCTAATTTCTCAAGAACAATCCGCTTTTGTGCAAGGAAGACAGATCCAGGACAATATACTAATTGTCcaagaagttcttcatcattttagaacaagaaagagaacaagTAGATTCAATGCACTTTTAAAAACCGACATGACAGAGGC
This region of Eucalyptus grandis isolate ANBG69807.140 chromosome 8, ASM1654582v1, whole genome shotgun sequence genomic DNA includes:
- the LOC120287814 gene encoding pentatricopeptide repeat-containing protein At1g63330-like, producing MMRRMVKFPSPLLPPLLRPPSGNLTLPPPFFASPLPLPLLLPRVVDSSPSRRFRTSRSTSGPSDSMSRSQVLEFVMNLCKKGGLAKPGNALHYFKVMIRLNPLPSTPCFTQLLGAAVRMKHYAVAIHMIERMDSMGISRDIYVLSILINCLCRLERSDLGFSVLTKMFKLGLEPDVVTLTTLLNGFCEEGKIAQALTLVEEMRGKGLKVNVFTYSVIMKGLCRTGKTSKAVQLIRNLEERGCELNLVAYNTIVDGYCKEGLVEEAFGFFNRMSHCLIKPDILTYNTLICGLGCIGGWKQAKALLEKMIHDGIHPNVITYNSFIHGLCLCGQWEEVRVQLSEMVRGGIRPDCQTFNIILDALSKQGMTNEAKCIFDLMIEMDIEPNVVTYTSLINGYCLQNQMDDAAITFCLMTARKCNPNVVTYSMLINGYFAVKREDKAMNLLRQMLEKGLVPDVATYGCLMEGFFLAGSPRVAHQLFYKMLVCNHIDQQIYAIMLDGLCKYRQIDKAMALFRHMEDGMDNANIVHCNILIKGLCEMGELGPAMNLFNSLDARGLRPDVVTFGAIIKGLCKAGQIREACELLHNMKEKGCPPSGIMFNIVV